Proteins encoded within one genomic window of Ptiloglossa arizonensis isolate GNS036 chromosome 3, iyPtiAriz1_principal, whole genome shotgun sequence:
- the Mrpl45 gene encoding mitochondrial ribosomal protein L45 — translation MLKYRNAICIFGKYMQNNLPLMSSPINYPSDNTQQVRHIKKHWNQKFCKERRDKVMKLEIPEYYRVDKIPEKYQLEFKKKTLHLYERWAERDIFISCTNTIIEPYIVPEGDGKLSSTTKKGAKQKIDFIRKKGTSHFAVKKIKSYDENFSVKLFPMESLDIYKNAHETLAAKDHDKLLQYVTETAYPQMIYNTIDKTIHWKFLESLEPPRIVHACHSAADKVKNADVFGQVTVRFHTQQILCIYDRFGRILQGSEILRKDVLDYVVFEKHLSSMYGTWRVHAKIVPNWMSPGEIAAKTYILPKDDSSTEESNKESDIETVLPEKLEEPKVKETPTQTI, via the exons ATGTTGAAATATAGGAATGCAATTtgcatttttggaaaatatatgcAA AATAATTTACCTTTAATGTCTAGTCCTATTAATTATCCATCTGACAATACTCAACAAGTTAGACACATAAAGAAACATTGGAACCAAAAGTTTTGCAAAGAAAGGAGGGATAAAGTAATGAAACTTGAAATTCCAGAATATTATAGAGTTGATAAAATTCCAGAGAAATATCAGTTAGAATTCAAAAAGAAGACTCTACATCTGTATGAACGATGGGCAGAAAGAGATATCTTTATATCTTGTACAAACACTATTATAGAACCATATATTGTTCCAGAAGGTGATGGAAAATTGTCTAGCACTACTAAAAAG GGGGCTAAacagaaaattgattttataaGGAAAAAAGGAACATCCCATTTTGCTGTTAAAAAAATTAAGTCATATGATGAGAATTTTTCAGTTAAACTATTCCCAATGGAATCACtggatatttataaaaatgcacATGAAACCTTAGCCGC TAAAGACCATGAtaaattactacagtatgtTACAGAGACTGCGTATCCT CAAATGATATACAACACAATAGACAAAACAATTCactggaaattcttggaatcatTGGAACCACCACGTATTGTACATGCATGCCATTCAGCTGCAGACAAAGTCAAGAATGCAGATGTGTTTGGGCAAGTCACTGTCCGTTTTCATACTCAACAG ATTTTGTGCATTTATGATAGATTTGGAAGAATATTACAAGGAAGTGAAATACTAAGAAAAGATGTACTTGACTATGTAGTGTTCGAAAAACATTTGTCTAGTATGTACGGTACTTGGCGGGTGCATGCAAAGATAGTACCAAACTGGATGTCACCAGGAGAGATAGCAGCCAAGACGTATATACTGCCAAAGGATGATTCCTCAACTGAAGAGTCTAACAAGGAATCAGATATTGAGACGGTTCTTCCTGAAAAGTTAGAAGAACCAAAAGTAAAAGAAACGCCAACTCAAACGATATAA
- the LOC143144829 gene encoding LOW QUALITY PROTEIN: large ribosomal subunit protein mL45-like (The sequence of the model RefSeq protein was modified relative to this genomic sequence to represent the inferred CDS: inserted 1 base in 1 codon), producing MGQIVCLAVCTNNLPLMSSPIIYLSNNTQQVRNIKKHWNPNFRTQRIQEFIKIKIPNCAGNKELTPDEVRTKMKEHGLLPCKSWNENPILISCTTSIFEPYIIPKGDGKFSSTTTEGTKQKLEFLRRKAISYSAIKKIKSFDDTFSIKLFPDEALDIYKKAHNALADKDNVKLLQYITETAYPQMTQTTMDKTIHWKFLESLEPARVVHARCTHAISEQNMFAQITVRFHSQQILCIYDRFGRPLQGSTIIRKDVLDYVVFEKHLSSMNSPWRLHGKILPXLMPPENKEAKPYILLKKKDDSST from the exons AATAATTTACCTTTAATGTCAAGTCCTATTATTTATCTATCTAACAATACTCAACAAGTtagaaatataaagaaacattggaatccaaattttcgcacacaAAGAATAcaggaatttattaaaattaaaattccaaaTTGTGCTGGCAATAAAGAACTAACACCAGATGAAGTAAGGACAAAAATGAAGGAGCATGGATTATTACCGTGTAAATCATGGAATGAAAATCCTATCCTCATTTCTTGTACAACTAGTATTTTTGAACCATATATTATTCCAAAAGGTGATGGAAAATTTTCTAGCACTACTACAGAG GGGACTAAACAGAAGTTAGAGTTCTTAAGGAGAAAGGCTATATCTTATTCGGCTATCAAAAAGATTAAGTCGTTTGATGAcactttttcaattaaattattcCCAGATGAAGCActagatatttataaaaaagcACACAATGCCTTAGCCGA TAAAGACAATGTTAAATTACTACAGTACATTACAGAGACTGCATATCCT CAAATGACACAAACTACAATGGACAAAACAATTCactggaaattcttggaatcatTGGAACCAGCACGTGTTGTACATGCAAGGTGTACCCATGCAATATCTGAACAGAATATGTTTGCACAAATCACTGTCCGTTTTCATAGTCAACAG attttatgcatttatgaTAGATTTGGAAGACCATTACAAGGAAGCACAATAATAAGAAAGGATGTACTTGACTATGTAGTGTTTGAAAAACATTTGTCTAGTATGAACAGTCCTTGGCGGTTGCATGGAAAGATTCTAC GCCTAATGCCACCAGAAAACAAAGAAGCAAAGCCTTATATATTGCTAAAGAAAaaggatgattcctcaacctaA